The following proteins come from a genomic window of Dermacentor albipictus isolate Rhodes 1998 colony chromosome 8, USDA_Dalb.pri_finalv2, whole genome shotgun sequence:
- the LOC135921706 gene encoding uncharacterized protein, with the protein MARQVLTFSPPTKQVESEAAAVEVLLLQPFAKPPQVTFENVAARREAVRQLLILNTTNTEQLVTLSVPRDKGFSADADIFKLAPGQQQRVTFVWKPDGKEPATRVGVSVSTDKGYRGRLILLGTLRQETLPRKKQVPRSSILTSSQKPNLTSGPARNVPAQPAKKAAATSRAQCTKKAVVPARITVPVEFKTRSKKRTACENTCSESVKSTPLQKQTLSSLSESNGCLRSDNQHESCCPVEQTALNTLADSGCLGTDDAQTGVSPAAHPYCKSEDVTTQTETICPDVRRETFSGEINSPKTTISVSEDSRDHVSADHAHSLPGTGAISASQYAGECGNLKLQVETVYTEVKSGHSLPLESSVNAAFNESLEPVSTTFEDSLNLATLDSASLEAVNASEANSSQNNTFELDLSARMDMLYQQIANRPSDGAQENASDSHEQLNVSAYLSSLYNEMCEEKSKELLCSLPVLSKTLTEETLSERRSSSPKRLCEVDKQDNSLENLLRELELGASGDSLLGTMQQCGGNALFDGHVNIEDYFPADVSSIRAKPEDTP; encoded by the exons ATGGCCCGACAGGTGCTCACCTTTTCGCCGCCGACCAAGCAGGTCGAAAGCGAAGCTGCTGCAGTAGAAGTACTGCTGCTTCAGCCGTTCGCGAAGCCACCGCAGGTGACGTTTGAAAATGTCGCAGCGAGACGTGAGGCGGTGCGCCAGCTGCTCATCCTGAACACAACGAACACAGAGCAGTTGGTGACACTGAGCGTGCCACGGGACAAGGGGTTCAGCGCCGATGCTGACATATTCAAGCTCGCTCCCGGGCAGCAGCAGCGGGTGACGTTCGTGTGGAAACCGGACGGCAAAGAACCTGCGACGAGAGTGGGCGTCTCGGTATCCACGGACAAGGGGTACAGAGGTCGCCTCATCCTGCTTGGGACTCTCCGCCAGGAAACGCTGCCGCGGAAG AAGCAAGTGCCAAGGTCAAGCATTCTTACATCTTCGCAGAAGCCTAACTTGACCTCTGGGCCTGCCAGAAATGTTCCTGCACAACCAGCCAAAAAGGCAGCAGCAACAAGCCGTGCACAGTGCACCAAAAAAGCTGTTGTTCCCGCCAGAATCACCGTCCCCGTGGAGTTCAAAACACGTTCAAAGAAGCGTACTGCTTGTGAGAACACATGCAGTGAAAGTGTGAAATCGACCCCGCTTCAGAAGCAGACTTTGTCAAGCTTGTCTGAAAGCAATGGCTGCCTGAGAAGTGACAACCAGCACGAAAGCTGTTGCCCAGTTGAGCAGACTGCTCTAAACACACTGGCAGACAGTGGTTGTCTTGGGACTGACGATGCTCAGACTGGGGTTTCTCCTGCCGCACATCCTTATTGTAAATCTGAGGATGTGACGACCCAAACAGAGACAATTTGCCCAGATGTCCGGAGAGAAACTTTTAGTGGTGAAATTAATTCTCCAAAAACCACGATCAGTGTGTCAGAGGACAGCCGTGATCACGTCAGTGCTGACCATGCTCATTCCTTGCCAGGCACTGGAGCTATAAGTGCCTCACAATACGCAGGTGAGTGTGGCAACCTCAAGCTTCAGGTGGAGACAGTTTACACAGAAGTCAAGTCGGGGCACAGCTTACCCCTTGAAAGTTCTGTTAATGCTGCTTTTAATGAGAGCTTAGAACCCGTGAGCACGACATTTGAAGACAGCTTGAACCTGGCGACTCTGGATTCAGCTAGTTTGGAGGCAGTTAATGCCAGCGAAGCCAACTCTAGCCAGAACAACACCTTTGAACTTGACTTGAGTGCACGAATGGACATGCTGTACCAGCAAATTGCAAACCGACCCTCTGATGGTGCTCAGGAAAATGCATCCGATTCCCATGAGCAGTTAAACGTGAGTGCTTACTTGTCGTCACTTTATAATGAGATGTGCGAAGAAAAATCCAAGGAACTCTTGTGCAGTCTGCCAGTGTTGAGCAAGACACTCACTGAAGAAACCTTGAGTGAACGCCGTTCCTCCTCGCCAAAGCGCCTATGTGAAGTAGACAAGCAAGACAACTCACTCGAAAACCTACTTCGAGAACTGGAGCTCGGCGCAAGTGGTGATTCACTGCTGGGAACGATGCAACAGTGTGGTGGTAATGCATTATTTGATGGGCATGTTAACATTGAGGACTATTTTCCTGCAGATGTGAGCAGCATTAGGGCTAAGCCTGAAGACACTCCTTGA
- the LOC135921719 gene encoding uncharacterized protein, with protein sequence MTRISVSNLFFGCVVVSFDMRSRVDIGRYDTLVPYVPPKPRSGLAYTFTYMQWQALPCVPKTMPTPSHSSSLIQTPQAKRPWRQMQAASTPRTATLTAGVSP encoded by the exons atgacgcgaatttcggtttcaaatctgttttttggatgcgtagtagtttcgtttgacatgcgatcgcgcgtcgacatcggacgctatgacacactcgtgccttatgtgccaccgaaaccccgaagtggtctggcatataccttcacat atatgcaatggcaagcccttccgtgtgttccaaag acaatgcctacgcctagccacagcagctccctcatacagactccgcaagccaagaggccgtggaggcaaatgcag gcagccagcacacctcgaacagccaccttgactgcgggtgtgtcaccctag